Proteins co-encoded in one Christiangramia fulva genomic window:
- a CDS encoding alpha-ketoglutarate-dependent dioxygenase AlkB family protein gives MDQLDLFGAPEEETKTHFEIQNGEYIHIPGFFNKAKADKFFQSLLQNIEWKQESMNMYGKEIKFPRLTAWYGENDKPYSFSGITLNPNPWNKELLEIKEKIETEAEVTFNSVLLNRYRDGNDSISWHTDAEKELGKNPVIASVNFGAERKFQLKHIETGEKVELLLKHGSLLVMKGELQHYWKHQVPKTKAKVAERINLTFRVIK, from the coding sequence ATGGATCAATTAGATTTATTCGGTGCTCCCGAAGAAGAAACAAAAACTCATTTTGAAATCCAGAATGGAGAATATATTCATATTCCCGGCTTTTTTAATAAGGCCAAGGCAGATAAATTTTTCCAATCCCTTTTGCAAAATATAGAATGGAAGCAGGAATCCATGAACATGTATGGAAAGGAAATTAAATTTCCAAGACTTACTGCATGGTATGGCGAGAATGACAAACCCTATAGTTTTTCTGGAATTACTTTAAATCCTAATCCGTGGAATAAAGAACTTCTTGAAATTAAGGAAAAGATAGAAACAGAAGCCGAGGTAACTTTTAATTCTGTTTTACTTAACCGGTACCGTGATGGTAATGATTCCATCTCCTGGCACACCGATGCAGAAAAAGAATTAGGAAAGAATCCGGTCATTGCTTCTGTAAACTTCGGAGCTGAAAGGAAGTTTCAGCTAAAGCATATTGAAACCGGCGAAAAAGTTGAACTGCTGCTAAAACATGGGAGCTTACTGGTTATGAAGGGAGAATTACAGCATTACTGGAAGCACCAGGTACCAAAAACAAAAGCAAAAGTTGCGGAGCGTATTAATCTAACTTTTAGAGTGATCAAATGA
- the pglX gene encoding BREX-1 system adenine-specific DNA-methyltransferase PglX has translation MNTNRLKRFAQDARRKLLQQVGSRMELVLTTDSAELREKAIALNSLKDAIKDSSKAQVIDKVAYTWFNRLMALRFMDVNEYQPTGIKIITPKEGYTLPEILEDARQGQIPDELPVNKEHIYDLLDGKIPSSNAQNEVYKELLIGACNQLHSIFPFLFEKIDDYTELLLPDDLTSEFSIIHEFMEGMSNEDCQEVEVIGWLYQFYISELNDMLISSKKKYKTEDLAPASQLFTPKWIVQYMVDNTLGQLWTEIEPQTKVTDSLEYYIEPDYKDQLEKRKSKSIEEIKFFEPCVGSGHILSYAFDVFYKIYEEQGYNPSEIPELIITKNLYGVDIDERAAQIASFVILMKGREKHRRFLRSIEKKNIQPNISFYQDFEFDDKFKNASALGSLIHVTPEEADNFQIDENSIFSARQEELKKLYNLLGRRYDLVVTNPPYIGASRMEPTLRNYVANKYPATKSDLFATFILRNLELCNANGLSGYMTPFVWMFISTYENLREDIIDNHFINNLIQLEYSGFDGATVPICTFTLRKQNLPSGLGSYVRLSDFRGANQQGPKTLEAIKDEKCSWFYKANQKDFEKIPGSPLAYFVSNNTIKIFEDCEPIQNKIKARQGISTADNDRFLRTWQEVGFEDSSLYRSNNTWVPHNKGGTFRKWYGNQEFFIKWKNDGYEIKNFFNDNGQRRSVIRNPKFYFLPSVSWSDVTSSTNAFRVFPEGFIHNGCAPSAFGQDKEFRRCLVAFGNLKYTSHLVNIINPTMHFSEGYFAKLPFTSKFWNKETADLAENCITISELEWNSKESSWNFKQNELIRFLGKDLEEAYNLYIQFWQSKFFELHNLEEDLNKKFIHLYDLQNELTSDVPLGDITILKEEVDIVNRELVFDQQEIFAQFISYAVGCMFGRYSLDKDGLILVNQGETLEDYLEKVGKGEAEIKFLPDDDNIIPVLDDEWFEDDIVGRFYEFLKASFGKENFDKNLAFVEDCIGKDIRKYFVKDFYKDHIKRYKTRPIYWMFSSPKGSFNVLIYMHRYTPDTLNNILNAYLLEYREKLKARTEHLDHIIETGSSTEQTKAAKEKDRLRAILLELQEYEREILYPLATERISIDLDDGVLVNYNKFGKAIQEVKGLNDKKAKEKVRKFDWIDTSQII, from the coding sequence ATGAACACTAACCGACTTAAAAGATTTGCCCAGGACGCCAGGAGAAAATTATTGCAGCAGGTAGGTTCCAGGATGGAACTGGTATTGACAACTGACTCTGCAGAATTACGAGAAAAGGCCATCGCCTTAAACAGCCTGAAAGATGCTATCAAAGATTCTTCTAAAGCACAGGTAATAGACAAGGTCGCCTATACCTGGTTTAATAGGTTGATGGCGTTGAGGTTCATGGATGTGAACGAATACCAGCCTACCGGTATTAAAATTATTACCCCGAAAGAGGGATATACGCTGCCAGAGATCCTCGAAGATGCGAGGCAGGGCCAGATTCCTGATGAACTCCCAGTAAATAAAGAGCATATTTACGATCTTCTTGACGGGAAGATCCCCAGTTCTAATGCGCAGAATGAAGTATACAAGGAGCTACTAATTGGCGCATGTAACCAACTACATTCCATTTTTCCTTTTCTTTTTGAAAAGATAGATGATTATACAGAGCTTTTATTACCTGATGATCTTACCAGTGAATTCTCCATTATTCATGAATTCATGGAAGGAATGTCCAATGAAGATTGCCAGGAAGTTGAGGTAATTGGCTGGTTATACCAATTCTATATCTCAGAGTTAAATGATATGCTAATTAGTTCTAAGAAAAAATATAAAACTGAGGATCTTGCTCCAGCTTCTCAGCTCTTTACACCTAAGTGGATTGTTCAATATATGGTAGATAATACCTTAGGTCAACTCTGGACGGAAATTGAACCGCAAACAAAGGTTACTGACTCTTTAGAATATTATATAGAACCAGATTATAAAGATCAGCTGGAGAAAAGAAAATCTAAAAGCATTGAGGAGATTAAATTTTTTGAACCATGTGTAGGTTCAGGCCATATCTTATCCTACGCATTCGATGTATTTTATAAAATTTACGAGGAGCAGGGTTATAATCCTTCAGAAATCCCTGAGTTAATAATAACCAAAAACTTATATGGTGTAGATATAGACGAGAGAGCAGCACAGATAGCATCTTTTGTTATTTTGATGAAAGGAAGGGAAAAACATCGTCGTTTTTTAAGAAGCATAGAAAAGAAGAATATCCAACCTAATATCTCTTTTTATCAAGATTTTGAATTTGATGATAAGTTTAAAAATGCTTCGGCTTTAGGATCACTAATTCACGTAACTCCTGAAGAGGCCGATAATTTTCAGATAGATGAAAATTCAATTTTTAGTGCAAGACAAGAGGAATTAAAGAAATTATATAACCTACTTGGCAGAAGATACGATTTAGTGGTTACTAATCCTCCATATATAGGAGCTTCCAGAATGGAACCGACCTTGAGGAATTACGTTGCAAATAAATATCCTGCAACGAAATCCGATCTATTTGCAACTTTTATCCTGAGAAACCTCGAACTATGTAATGCTAATGGCCTGTCTGGATATATGACTCCATTTGTTTGGATGTTTATTTCTACCTATGAAAATTTAAGGGAAGATATTATTGATAATCATTTTATTAATAACCTCATACAACTTGAATATTCTGGATTTGATGGAGCAACTGTACCAATTTGCACATTTACCTTACGAAAGCAGAACCTTCCAAGCGGATTAGGAAGTTATGTCCGTTTAAGTGATTTTAGAGGAGCTAATCAACAAGGTCCTAAAACTCTTGAAGCAATCAAAGATGAAAAATGTAGTTGGTTTTATAAAGCGAATCAAAAAGATTTTGAAAAAATACCAGGTTCTCCATTAGCATATTTTGTAAGCAACAATACAATCAAAATTTTTGAAGACTGTGAACCAATTCAAAATAAAATAAAAGCTCGACAAGGAATCTCTACTGCCGATAATGACAGATTTTTAAGAACATGGCAAGAGGTTGGATTTGAAGACTCTTCATTGTATAGATCAAATAATACTTGGGTTCCCCACAACAAAGGTGGGACCTTTAGAAAATGGTATGGAAATCAGGAATTTTTCATTAAGTGGAAAAATGATGGCTATGAAATAAAAAACTTTTTTAATGATAATGGGCAACGTAGGTCTGTCATAAGAAATCCAAAATTTTATTTTTTGCCTTCGGTTAGTTGGAGTGATGTTACATCAAGTACAAATGCTTTTCGAGTGTTTCCTGAGGGATTTATTCATAATGGATGTGCGCCTTCAGCTTTCGGTCAAGATAAGGAATTTAGAAGATGTTTAGTGGCATTTGGAAATTTAAAATACACATCACATCTTGTAAACATTATTAATCCGACTATGCACTTTTCTGAAGGCTATTTTGCTAAACTTCCATTTACTAGTAAATTTTGGAATAAGGAAACAGCTGATTTAGCCGAAAATTGTATAACTATTTCTGAGCTTGAATGGAATTCTAAAGAATCTTCTTGGAACTTTAAGCAGAATGAGCTCATTCGTTTTTTAGGGAAAGATCTTGAAGAAGCTTATAATTTATACATTCAATTTTGGCAAAGTAAGTTTTTTGAACTGCATAATCTTGAAGAAGATCTTAATAAAAAGTTCATTCACCTCTATGATTTACAAAATGAATTAACTTCCGATGTACCTTTAGGTGATATTACAATATTGAAGGAGGAAGTCGATATTGTCAATAGAGAATTAGTATTCGATCAACAGGAGATTTTTGCGCAATTTATTAGTTATGCAGTTGGATGCATGTTTGGTCGGTATTCACTGGATAAGGATGGTCTAATTTTGGTTAACCAGGGAGAAACGCTTGAAGATTATTTGGAAAAAGTAGGCAAAGGAGAAGCTGAGATTAAATTTCTACCAGATGACGATAATATTATTCCAGTATTAGATGATGAGTGGTTCGAAGATGATATCGTAGGTCGTTTTTATGAGTTTTTAAAGGCTTCATTTGGGAAAGAGAATTTTGATAAGAACCTGGCTTTTGTAGAGGATTGTATAGGGAAGGATATTCGTAAATACTTCGTAAAAGACTTTTATAAAGACCATATAAAACGCTACAAAACACGTCCAATTTACTGGATGTTCTCTTCTCCAAAAGGCTCTTTTAATGTGCTAATCTATATGCACCGTTATACTCCAGATACACTTAATAATATCCTTAACGCATACCTGCTGGAATACCGGGAGAAACTAAAAGCCCGTACCGAGCACCTGGATCATATCATCGAAACTGGTAGCTCCACAGAACAAACCAAAGCAGCCAAGGAAAAAGACAGGCTAAGAGCCATTCTATTGGAACTGCAGGAATATGAAAGAGAGATCTTGTATCCACTAGCTACAGAGCGTATTTCCATAGACCTGGATGATGGAGTCCTGGTAAACTATAACAAGTTTGGGAAAGCTATCCAGGAAGTAAAAGGTCTCAACGATAAAAAAGCCAAGGAAAAGGTTAGAAAGTTTGACTGGATAGATACTTCGCAAATTATATAG
- the brxC gene encoding BREX system P-loop protein BrxC, which translates to MTIKEYFLKPVDRPIETVIKADDRDHISTEVAEYVITDEISKKIRELFQAYNNYNGVNGVWISGFFGSGKSHLLKILSYVLENKEVDGYKCGELFAEKIENDEMLKGDVLAATRIPSEAILFNIDQQAQITSKADENAILSVFYKVFFDHLGYYGFQPHVAEFEMWLDKQKKYADFKTKFENLHGQAWEEARIDYFDPMVTDNVAEVLSDIFGKDASKYEDILDEMEDKQKQSIEDFSHRVNEYINTKPSGFKLNFFVDEVGQYISDNTKLMLNLQTIAESLATKTKGRSWILVTSQEDMEKVIGDLTKAQENDFSRIQARFKLKVPLTSANVDEVIEKRLLKKKDNAKEHLIALYKKENAHLETLLSFSEAGVQFKGFKSPEDFANKFPFVPYQFDLFQQCRRALSSHNAFQGKHSSVGERSMLGVFQQVIQQIENGDERTLVSFDKMYSGIKNELRGEMQSSINLAEKNLDNPFAVKVLKALFLVKYFNNFKTTKRNISVLMLDDLDVDLKEHERKIEEALNKLENQSYIQRNGDNYEFLTDDEKDVEQEIKNTDVDEQQVTQLLREILFDEIIRDNRIKYLENKQYYDFTSKIDGITLGREKELEIELITENYPEYSNTTYLQSQTMGSTGMKMVLPPDSNFIKDLKMYLKTDKYVKQNRSTSNRPEVSRILAEKSQLNVRRKSNLKELANKLLSESTVFLNGNKHEMGATSDGKTRVIKAFQDLVKNVYSNLRMLGSTQFSEDTIRSVVRNPQDDLFGTDDSTMSEAENQIFSLINRRKKRSDRTSLSDVKEVFTKKPYGWYPNAIWTVVAKLYRRGKIELKQDSNILEDQDVIDSLINSSYHNNTLLEPQEEIDPKQIRALKDAYRDAFDETCSYNEGKEVAKAFKEKLQGMLAEVSQLQVQENQYPFLASLNAFADHLKRWTKKDYNYFLNELDDFEDQLLDTKEDLLTPIKTFMNSDQKEIYDEIRQLVKGDTSNFLYVEGEELDQLNDLIKNDPKPYQGNSIREGKEVKDHLIKKLKDTFDAEREKASSKIDQLVSDFQSKEEFSQLSEEEKEQVLDPFERAKEEIRKERYISQIRQISHRAENYHFEKQLNEMLELVTEDKPGGGAGEPPARYIKRSNIRVQFDKTELKTEEDVDDYVETLRKCLKEHIKDNKRITL; encoded by the coding sequence ATGACAATCAAAGAATACTTCTTAAAACCTGTAGATCGACCTATTGAAACGGTAATCAAGGCAGATGACAGGGATCATATCTCAACCGAAGTGGCAGAATATGTAATTACCGATGAAATTTCAAAGAAGATCCGGGAGCTCTTTCAGGCTTACAACAATTATAATGGTGTTAATGGTGTATGGATATCTGGTTTTTTTGGTTCTGGTAAATCTCACTTACTTAAGATTTTATCTTATGTGCTCGAGAACAAAGAAGTTGATGGCTATAAGTGCGGTGAATTATTTGCGGAAAAAATTGAAAACGATGAGATGCTTAAGGGAGATGTTCTTGCTGCGACAAGGATCCCTTCAGAGGCTATTTTGTTTAATATAGATCAACAGGCACAAATCACTTCAAAGGCTGATGAGAACGCCATTCTTTCAGTTTTCTATAAAGTATTTTTTGATCACCTGGGGTATTATGGTTTTCAGCCTCACGTAGCGGAATTTGAAATGTGGCTGGATAAACAGAAGAAATATGCCGATTTTAAAACAAAATTTGAAAATCTACACGGTCAGGCCTGGGAGGAGGCCCGGATAGACTATTTCGACCCCATGGTTACCGATAATGTTGCAGAGGTTTTAAGTGACATCTTTGGAAAGGATGCTTCAAAATATGAAGATATACTTGACGAGATGGAAGATAAACAAAAGCAGTCCATTGAGGATTTCAGTCACCGGGTAAATGAATATATCAATACTAAACCTTCAGGCTTTAAACTAAACTTTTTCGTTGATGAGGTAGGGCAATATATTAGCGATAATACCAAGCTAATGCTTAATCTGCAGACCATAGCCGAGTCCCTGGCAACTAAAACCAAAGGAAGATCCTGGATACTGGTCACTTCTCAGGAAGATATGGAAAAGGTGATTGGTGATTTGACCAAAGCTCAGGAGAACGACTTTTCACGGATCCAGGCAAGATTTAAATTAAAAGTGCCTCTTACTTCAGCCAACGTTGATGAAGTAATTGAAAAAAGACTTCTCAAAAAGAAAGATAACGCCAAAGAGCATTTAATAGCATTATACAAAAAGGAAAATGCTCATCTAGAAACCTTATTGTCTTTTTCTGAAGCAGGAGTACAATTCAAAGGATTTAAGAGCCCGGAGGATTTTGCCAATAAATTTCCTTTTGTGCCTTATCAATTCGATTTGTTTCAGCAATGTAGGAGAGCTTTGTCTTCTCATAATGCCTTCCAGGGGAAACATTCTTCTGTGGGAGAAAGATCCATGCTGGGAGTCTTTCAGCAGGTGATCCAGCAGATAGAGAATGGTGATGAACGTACGTTAGTTAGCTTCGATAAAATGTACAGCGGGATTAAAAATGAGCTAAGGGGAGAAATGCAAAGCTCAATTAATCTTGCTGAAAAAAACCTCGATAATCCTTTTGCCGTCAAAGTCCTTAAAGCATTATTCCTGGTAAAGTATTTCAACAATTTTAAGACCACTAAAAGGAATATATCTGTACTGATGCTTGATGATCTGGATGTGGATCTAAAAGAGCATGAAAGAAAAATTGAAGAGGCTCTAAATAAACTGGAGAACCAAAGTTATATTCAACGAAATGGAGATAACTATGAGTTTTTGACTGATGATGAAAAGGATGTAGAGCAGGAAATAAAGAATACCGATGTTGATGAACAACAGGTGACCCAGTTACTTCGGGAAATTCTTTTCGATGAGATCATCAGGGATAACAGGATAAAGTACCTCGAAAATAAACAGTATTACGACTTCACCAGCAAGATCGATGGTATTACTCTGGGCAGGGAAAAGGAACTGGAAATTGAACTGATCACTGAAAATTATCCCGAGTATTCAAACACTACCTATCTACAGTCTCAGACTATGGGGAGTACAGGAATGAAAATGGTTCTTCCTCCAGATTCAAATTTCATCAAGGATTTGAAGATGTATTTGAAGACCGATAAATACGTCAAACAAAACCGCTCTACTTCAAACCGGCCCGAAGTCAGCAGGATTTTAGCCGAGAAAAGCCAGTTAAATGTTAGGCGAAAGTCGAATTTAAAAGAGCTCGCCAACAAGTTGTTATCAGAATCCACGGTCTTTCTGAATGGAAACAAGCATGAGATGGGGGCAACTTCCGATGGTAAAACAAGGGTAATAAAAGCTTTCCAGGATCTTGTCAAGAATGTGTATTCCAACTTAAGAATGCTGGGCAGTACCCAATTCAGCGAAGATACCATTCGAAGCGTGGTTCGAAATCCACAGGATGATCTTTTTGGAACTGATGATTCTACCATGTCTGAAGCTGAAAATCAAATCTTCAGTCTTATCAATAGGAGAAAGAAAAGATCTGACAGGACTTCACTTTCAGATGTTAAAGAGGTATTTACCAAAAAACCATATGGCTGGTATCCTAACGCAATCTGGACGGTAGTTGCAAAGCTATATCGCAGAGGGAAAATTGAACTAAAGCAGGATTCAAATATTCTGGAAGATCAGGATGTGATCGATTCTCTAATCAACAGCTCCTATCATAATAATACCCTGCTTGAGCCTCAGGAGGAAATCGACCCGAAACAGATTAGAGCTCTAAAAGATGCTTATCGGGATGCTTTTGATGAGACCTGCTCTTATAATGAGGGCAAGGAAGTAGCCAAGGCTTTCAAGGAGAAGCTTCAGGGAATGTTGGCGGAAGTGAGTCAGTTACAGGTCCAGGAAAATCAGTACCCGTTTCTTGCCAGTTTAAACGCATTTGCAGACCATTTAAAAAGATGGACTAAGAAAGATTATAATTACTTTTTAAATGAACTGGATGATTTTGAGGACCAGCTTTTAGATACCAAGGAAGACCTTCTAACTCCCATTAAAACCTTCATGAATAGTGACCAGAAGGAAATTTATGATGAGATACGTCAACTGGTTAAAGGAGATACTTCCAATTTTCTTTACGTGGAAGGTGAAGAGCTTGATCAGCTAAATGATTTGATCAAAAACGACCCGAAGCCTTACCAGGGAAATTCGATCAGGGAAGGAAAGGAAGTCAAGGATCATTTAATTAAAAAGCTGAAGGATACTTTTGACGCTGAAAGAGAAAAAGCCAGTTCAAAAATAGATCAGCTGGTATCCGATTTCCAATCCAAAGAAGAGTTCTCTCAGCTGAGTGAAGAAGAAAAAGAACAGGTTTTAGATCCTTTTGAAAGGGCTAAGGAGGAGATCAGGAAAGAGCGATATATTTCCCAGATAAGACAGATTAGCCACCGTGCTGAAAATTATCATTTTGAAAAGCAGTTGAATGAAATGCTAGAACTGGTCACCGAGGACAAACCAGGAGGAGGTGCAGGAGAACCGCCAGCCCGATATATCAAGCGCTCGAACATTAGGGTGCAGTTTGATAAGACTGAATTGAAAACGGAAGAGGATGTGGATGATTATGTAGAAACTCTTCGAAAATGCTTAAAAGAACATATAAAAGACAATAAAAGAATCACCCTTTAA
- a CDS encoding DUF1788 domain-containing protein, translating into MTNITEKFDHLYKVISSSNFLKKQSLGGEIPFFISTYEAEDENEVKIAIRLLQNKLNSQGIKVLELNLYNISCEILEAKGGIERMFRVEQRKSKDKFLRALQSSLNIHQVLMPKIKEMIDESEAKVYFLTGIGACYPFIRSHNVLNNLQNVARDCPTVAFFPGEYNGHSLNLFGLLKDDNYYRAFNINTIKA; encoded by the coding sequence ATGACCAATATAACCGAAAAGTTTGATCATCTGTATAAGGTGATCTCTTCTTCTAATTTTCTCAAAAAACAAAGCCTGGGCGGGGAGATCCCGTTCTTTATATCTACGTATGAAGCGGAGGATGAAAATGAAGTAAAGATTGCGATCAGGCTTCTTCAGAATAAACTTAATTCTCAGGGCATAAAAGTTCTGGAATTGAATTTATACAATATCTCCTGTGAAATTCTGGAAGCTAAAGGAGGAATTGAAAGAATGTTCAGGGTGGAACAGCGAAAATCCAAAGATAAATTTCTAAGGGCTTTGCAATCCTCCCTTAATATTCATCAGGTTCTGATGCCGAAAATCAAGGAAATGATAGATGAATCTGAAGCAAAGGTTTATTTTCTCACAGGAATAGGAGCCTGCTATCCGTTCATTCGCTCGCATAATGTGCTGAACAATCTTCAGAATGTTGCCAGGGATTGTCCTACGGTGGCTTTCTTTCCCGGTGAATATAATGGACATTCTCTGAATCTTTTTGGATTACTTAAAGACGATAACTACTACCGAGCTTTTAATATCAATACAATCAAAGCCTAA
- a CDS encoding DUF1819 family protein: MNPEKYDFAYTSSSLRLKEMVHVGKHIMKGSEPDYVNELGAGKSATGKRIYREVKKRLGFLSEQQLNLLVKGSLEIQKHIAFYAVCKTYLFIRDFTVEVLREKYLIFDYEISEGDYISFLRRKQELHHEIGELSESSSKKIKQVTFRILEQAGLINNTKERIIQPQLLQQEVVNAISSDDKKWLKIFLVSDLDLKNYTNQL, encoded by the coding sequence ATGAATCCTGAAAAATATGATTTTGCATATACGTCATCTTCTCTACGTTTGAAGGAGATGGTGCATGTAGGTAAGCATATTATGAAAGGCTCCGAGCCTGATTATGTAAATGAATTAGGTGCAGGAAAGAGCGCAACCGGAAAACGAATTTACAGAGAGGTGAAAAAACGCCTGGGATTTCTCAGTGAACAGCAATTGAATTTGCTGGTTAAAGGTAGCCTTGAGATTCAGAAGCACATAGCGTTTTATGCAGTTTGCAAAACCTATCTTTTTATCAGGGATTTTACGGTGGAAGTTCTCCGGGAGAAATATTTGATATTTGATTACGAGATCAGTGAAGGAGATTATATTTCCTTCCTGCGTAGAAAGCAGGAGCTACACCATGAAATAGGAGAGCTTTCTGAAAGTAGTTCGAAAAAAATAAAACAAGTAACTTTCAGAATTTTGGAGCAGGCTGGATTGATCAACAATACAAAAGAAAGGATAATTCAACCTCAATTACTCCAGCAGGAAGTAGTTAATGCTATTAGCAGCGATGATAAAAAATGGTTGAAAATATTCTTAGTCAGCGACCTAGATCTTAAAAATTATACTAACCAATTATAA